The Candidatus Palibaumannia cicadellinicola genomic sequence ATTTTTGTTTCACCCATGAAGCGATGGCCGCGAATTATACGATCTGAGTTAATGCCTAAGATGTTGCCTGGAATCACCTGATCGTCTAGCAATAAGGTTACTGTACGTACAGGACGAATAAATTTATAGTGTTGATCTCCCCAGCGCATTACTTTTGGAAATGATAATGATAATTTATCTAGTGCGTTACGAACTATATTGCATAATAGTGATTGCACGGGCTGAGCAATGACTAACATTTTGTAAATTAGCCACTCTCCTTTATCTGTAGAAAGACGTTCAGCTTGATTTACTGTTATGCCGCAGTAACGCGCCCAGCCTATCGCAGCTTTAGTTGGTTTACCTTCAGCATCAAAAGCTTGAGCAACAGCTGGTCCTCTTTTTTCAATATAACAGCTATCAGTATGAGCACTGCTGTTCATACTCATTACTTTAAGTGCTAGACGGCGCGGAGCTGCGAACCAGTTGATTTTTTCATAACTAATACGAGCACTATCAAGTTCAATGCTAACATTAGCTGCAAAAACTTGTGCCAACGAACGTAGCTTTTTAGCTGGCAACTCTTCTGTACCAATTTCTACAAGAAAAGTTTTTGTATGCATTTATATACCTATGTGTTATGGCTTAACTTACACATCGGAAACCCAAGCGCTTTACGCGAAGCATAGTAGATTTTTGCTACTGTCTTAGTCATATTTCGGAGACGAAAGATATAGCATTGTCGTTCTGTAACAGAAATAGCTTTACGGGCATCGAGCATATTAAAGTTATGCGCAGCTTTAAGGACACATTCATAAGCAGGTAACGGAAGTGGTTTTTCTAGAGTTAGAAGGTTAAGCGCTTCTTTTTCATATTGTTCAAAACAATTAAATAAGAAATCAGTATTAGCATATTCAAAATTATAAGTTGATTGCTCAACTTCATTTTGATGAAAAATTTCGCCATAAGTTGTACAGCCAAGCGCACCTTCGTTCCAGATAAGATCATAAACGCTTTCAACACTTTGTAAAAACATAGCGATTCGCTCGAGGCCATAAGTGATCTCACCTGTCACTGGTTGGCACTCAAAACCACCTACTTGTTGAAAATAAGTAAATTGAGTAACTTCCATACCGTTGAGCCATACTTCCCAGCCTAATCCCCAAGCGCCCAGCGTCTGATTTTCCCAATTATCTTCTACGAAGCGGATGTCATTAATGGTCGTATCTAGTCCAATGGTTTTCAGAGAATTGAGATATACTTCCTGAATATTTTTTGGTGAAGGTTTAAGCATTACTTGAAATTGATAATAGTGCTGTAAACGATTCGGGTTTGCACCATACCTACCATCAGTAGGACGACGCGACGGTTGAACATAGGCAACAGCAATTGGCTCTGGGCCCAGAGCTCGCAGGCAGGTCATAGGATGTGAGGTACCAGCACCGACCTCAACATCTAGTGGTTGTACAATAGTACAACCATAGCGCGCCCAGTAATCCTGAAGTGTCATAATCAGACTCTGAAAGGTAAAAGTATTACCATAATCATTTGGCATTTTACTTACAGTATTATGGGCTATTAAAAGACAGATTAACGATGAACTCAAAAACTTTACTTAAAAAGTATCTATATGATAATTTAATTGTGTGTTAAATAACAAGAGATTAGAACATCTTTTTAACACTACGGTAGCTTCCATCATAAATAGAAAAGTAAAATATAATGACGCCAGAAACTCTATTCATAGAAGATTATGAACGGCAACTGAAAGAAAAAGCAAGATACCTACAGCAAATTATGGCTCAGTTTCATGCTCCTTATGTAAAAATCTTTGATTCCCAACCTATCAATTACCGCATGCGCGCCGAATTTCGTGTTTGGCATGATTACGACAATATTTTTCATATTATGTTCGATCCGCAGACCAAAAAACACATTCCTATTGATCATTTTATGGCCGGCAGCCTGCTGATGAACGAACTTATGAGCGCTATGATTGCGGCGGTGCGGTCGTCACGAGTTTTACGCAATAAATTATTTCAGCTAGATTATCTTACTACTTTAAGCGGTGAAGCTGTAATAACGCTGATTTATCACCAATCTCCCGAAGAAAAAGAATGGCGTAAGCATGCAACTCAGCTACGTGAAGATTTACGCGCTAAAGGTTATCAGGTTAATCTCATTAGCCGCGCTGCCAAACAAAAAATTTGTATAGAATGTAATTATGCGGAAGAATTTCTACCTGTATCAGGACGTATACTCAATTACCG encodes the following:
- the glyQ gene encoding glycine--tRNA ligase subunit alpha produces the protein MPNDYGNTFTFQSLIMTLQDYWARYGCTIVQPLDVEVGAGTSHPMTCLRALGPEPIAVAYVQPSRRPTDGRYGANPNRLQHYYQFQVMLKPSPKNIQEVYLNSLKTIGLDTTINDIRFVEDNWENQTLGAWGLGWEVWLNGMEVTQFTYFQQVGGFECQPVTGEITYGLERIAMFLQSVESVYDLIWNEGALGCTTYGEIFHQNEVEQSTYNFEYANTDFLFNCFEQYEKEALNLLTLEKPLPLPAYECVLKAAHNFNMLDARKAISVTERQCYIFRLRNMTKTVAKIYYASRKALGFPMCKLSHNT